A genomic region of Nostoc sp. UHCC 0702 contains the following coding sequences:
- a CDS encoding AAA family ATPase, whose amino-acid sequence MQESWQVSLKQEITNQYVHNSQEWVDLNISTLGLLNLTIVSDRFINLSIPQRKEQIANLLKSQVPHLSPGFISLYTPQEADSQNLSAPQVFNTASVQTWQDLAIQAANPQNQPQLTQHEPRIPRTITFYSFKGGVGRTTALTHVASILAMRGLKVVAVDLDLEAPGLSTAFNLKPQPKYGIVDYFYERSYLPEGVEPSISIAEIFGEVKISNATGRLFVVPAGCLNLDYVSKVDDLHATTVIDGDQSLWSVFKREIYEQLKPDILLVDSRTGINQWGALSLIQAADEAIIFLFPNEQNKQGIELLIQSLQGVKNLSINFVFSPVPDITKIGLSKVKQIWESLLSRIKTATSENYETDEDEPDSENSQTPIEELLVVPYLLPIALADSYPVQSTQDYYIKIANLIDEKTDELKRSNVLNTIDQRWNIIESLQFPEVNAADQRQDLNLLFQRTTDFERFLDDTTCLIRGRKGTGKTALYWLFLQHKSVAQKLAHGRLDKTIFLSAHGRFQESRPTRDEFQIIHQTLQQNSGTWEAFWRAYLLLRCHQENLFIFPKGKKGTKFSELKKIINNLSTERWQSECTQAVLLLSTNSELRLLVKDTIDIFNEIAKNNSQKFWFLYDDLDEDFPEGGGVRQQALTGLFQLVQSCDANRLTEIRFKIFLREDIWNRLSFDNKSHFTGRDIILQWTRIDFLRLALRQAIQSEDFKNLVDRISPVAFESIDQASEEAIDKALEILWGSRRRGGNRAKKVSQWVYARLTDSSNTTFPRSLSILLKGAKEQELTYKGQSSSKFRTDRLLQGKSLEFGLKKASEKRCEEIKEEYPDLTKFFDSLKGKLAFLSKEQLQTVWQESAHDMPDFEEFASFLSEIGIIEWREKEKRYKVADIYVYGFEMIRQGAV is encoded by the coding sequence ATGCAGGAAAGTTGGCAGGTTTCGCTAAAGCAGGAAATTACAAACCAGTATGTGCATAATTCACAAGAATGGGTTGATTTAAATATTTCTACATTAGGTTTATTGAATTTGACTATTGTAAGCGATCGCTTTATTAATTTATCTATTCCTCAACGCAAAGAACAAATTGCTAACTTACTTAAATCACAAGTTCCTCATTTATCTCCTGGATTTATTTCCTTGTATACGCCTCAAGAAGCAGATTCACAAAATCTTTCAGCACCACAGGTTTTTAATACAGCTTCAGTACAAACTTGGCAAGATTTAGCAATTCAAGCAGCAAATCCGCAAAATCAACCTCAACTTACCCAACACGAACCTCGAATACCCAGAACCATAACATTTTATTCCTTTAAAGGAGGAGTAGGTCGAACTACTGCATTAACCCATGTTGCATCAATTTTAGCAATGCGGGGTCTTAAAGTCGTAGCTGTTGATTTAGATTTAGAAGCACCTGGGTTGAGTACAGCATTCAACCTCAAGCCACAACCAAAGTATGGAATAGTTGACTATTTTTATGAACGTTCCTACTTACCAGAAGGAGTAGAACCAAGTATTTCAATTGCTGAAATATTTGGTGAAGTGAAAATCTCTAACGCTACAGGCAGATTATTTGTTGTTCCTGCTGGTTGTCTTAATCTTGATTATGTCTCCAAGGTTGATGATCTTCATGCTACTACTGTTATTGATGGAGATCAAAGTCTTTGGTCAGTTTTCAAACGTGAAATTTATGAACAATTAAAACCTGATATTCTCTTAGTTGATTCGAGAACTGGAATTAATCAATGGGGAGCTTTATCCTTAATTCAGGCTGCTGATGAAGCAATTATTTTTCTTTTTCCTAATGAGCAAAATAAACAAGGAATAGAACTGCTAATACAATCCCTGCAAGGAGTAAAAAATTTATCAATTAATTTTGTTTTTTCTCCTGTTCCTGATATTACTAAAATTGGTTTATCTAAAGTAAAACAAATTTGGGAATCATTGTTGAGCCGAATAAAGACAGCAACAAGTGAAAACTATGAAACAGATGAAGATGAGCCGGATTCAGAAAATTCTCAAACTCCAATAGAAGAACTTTTAGTAGTCCCTTATCTTTTACCAATTGCTTTGGCTGACAGCTATCCTGTACAAAGTACACAAGATTACTATATAAAAATTGCTAACTTAATTGATGAAAAAACTGATGAACTCAAACGTAGCAATGTTTTAAATACAATAGATCAGCGGTGGAATATTATTGAAAGTCTGCAATTTCCTGAAGTAAATGCTGCTGATCAAAGACAAGATTTGAATCTACTATTTCAGCGCACTACTGATTTTGAAAGATTTTTAGACGATACAACCTGTCTAATTAGGGGGCGAAAAGGCACAGGAAAAACTGCACTATATTGGCTTTTTTTACAACACAAAAGTGTTGCTCAAAAACTAGCTCATGGACGATTGGATAAGACTATATTTTTGTCAGCACACGGTAGATTCCAAGAAAGTCGTCCAACTCGTGATGAATTTCAAATTATCCATCAAACTTTGCAGCAAAATAGTGGCACGTGGGAAGCTTTCTGGAGAGCTTATTTACTGCTGAGATGTCATCAGGAAAATTTATTTATTTTTCCTAAAGGTAAGAAAGGTACAAAATTTAGTGAATTGAAAAAAATTATTAATAATTTATCTACAGAAAGATGGCAGTCTGAATGCACTCAAGCTGTGCTATTATTATCTACTAACTCCGAGCTACGGCTTCTAGTCAAAGATACCATAGATATTTTCAATGAAATAGCCAAGAATAATTCTCAAAAATTCTGGTTTCTTTACGATGATTTAGATGAAGATTTTCCTGAAGGAGGAGGAGTAAGACAGCAAGCACTCACTGGCTTATTTCAATTAGTTCAATCTTGTGATGCTAACAGATTAACAGAAATTAGATTTAAAATTTTCTTAAGAGAAGATATATGGAATCGTTTAAGTTTCGACAATAAAAGTCATTTTACTGGACGGGATATTATTTTACAGTGGACTAGGATTGACTTTCTCCGATTAGCACTTCGTCAAGCAATACAATCTGAAGATTTCAAAAATTTGGTTGACCGTATATCGCCTGTTGCTTTTGAAAGCATTGATCAAGCTAGTGAAGAGGCGATTGATAAAGCCTTAGAAATACTTTGGGGAAGCCGCCGCCGAGGTGGAAACAGAGCTAAAAAAGTATCTCAATGGGTTTATGCACGATTAACAGACTCAAGTAATACTACTTTTCCTCGGAGTTTAAGCATATTACTTAAAGGAGCGAAAGAACAAGAACTAACTTATAAGGGACAATCATCAAGCAAATTTCGTACAGACCGCCTACTTCAAGGAAAATCTCTAGAATTTGGTTTAAAAAAAGCATCAGAAAAGCGGTGTGAAGAAATTAAAGAGGAATACCCTGATTTGACTAAATTTTTTGATTCTCTTAAGGGTAAATTGGCCTTCTTATCTAAAGAACAGTTACAAACAGTATGGCAAGAGTCAGCACATGATATGCCAGATTTTGAAGAATTTGCTTCTTTTTTAAGTGAAATTGGCATTATTGAATGGCGCGAAAAAGAGAAACGCTATAAGGTAGCTGATATCTATGTATATGGGTTTGAAATGATACGTCAAGGTGCAGTATAA
- the groL gene encoding chaperonin GroEL (60 kDa chaperone family; promotes refolding of misfolded polypeptides especially under stressful conditions; forms two stacked rings of heptamers to form a barrel-shaped 14mer; ends can be capped by GroES; misfolded proteins enter the barrel where they are refolded when GroES binds), translating into MAKRIIYNENARRALERGIDILAEAVAVTLGPKGRNVVLEKKFGAPQIVNDGVTIAKEIELEDHIENTGVALIRQAASKTNDAAGDGTTTATVLAHAIVKEGLRNVAAGANAILLKRGIDKATSFLVDKIAEHARPVEDSKAIAQVGSISAGNDEEVGQMIAQAMDKVGKEGVISLEEGKSMTTELEITEGMRFDKGYISPYFATDPERMEAIFDEPFLLLTDKKIALVQDLVPVLEQVARAGRPLVIIAEDIEKEALATLVVNRLRGVLNVAAVKAPGFGDRRKAMLEDIAVLTGGQLVTEDAGLKLENTKIDGLGKARRITITKDSTTIVAEGNEVAVKARVEQIRRQIEETESSYDKEKLQERLAKLSGGVAVVKVGAATETEMKDKKLRLEDAINATKAAVEEGIVPGGGTTLAHLAPSLEEWANGNLKGEELIGALIVVRALPAPLKRIAENAGQNGAVIAERVKEKEFNVGYNAATNEFVDLLAAGIVDPAKVTRSALQNAASIAGMVLTTECIIVDKPEPKDGAPAAGAGAGGDFDY; encoded by the coding sequence ATGGCAAAGCGCATTATCTACAACGAAAACGCCCGTCGTGCCCTAGAACGAGGCATTGACATCCTGGCTGAGGCTGTAGCTGTCACCCTTGGCCCCAAAGGTCGTAACGTAGTCCTAGAAAAGAAATTTGGCGCACCCCAAATCGTCAATGACGGTGTAACCATCGCCAAAGAAATCGAATTAGAAGACCACATTGAAAACACTGGCGTAGCTCTGATTCGTCAAGCTGCTTCTAAGACCAACGACGCTGCGGGCGATGGTACCACCACCGCTACCGTTTTAGCTCACGCGATCGTTAAAGAAGGCTTGCGGAACGTTGCAGCTGGTGCTAATGCTATTTTGCTGAAGCGCGGTATCGACAAAGCTACCAGCTTCCTCGTAGATAAAATTGCTGAACACGCCCGTCCTGTAGAAGATTCCAAGGCTATTGCTCAAGTTGGTTCTATCTCAGCTGGTAACGACGAAGAAGTCGGTCAGATGATTGCCCAAGCAATGGACAAGGTAGGCAAGGAAGGCGTAATTTCCCTAGAAGAAGGGAAATCTATGACCACCGAATTGGAAATCACCGAAGGGATGCGCTTTGATAAGGGCTACATCTCTCCCTACTTCGCAACCGACCCTGAGCGGATGGAAGCGATTTTCGATGAGCCTTTCTTACTGCTGACCGATAAGAAAATTGCTTTGGTACAAGACCTCGTACCAGTGTTAGAGCAAGTTGCTCGTGCTGGTCGTCCTTTGGTGATTATCGCCGAAGATATTGAAAAAGAAGCTTTGGCAACTCTGGTGGTTAACCGTTTGCGCGGTGTACTCAACGTTGCTGCTGTGAAAGCTCCTGGCTTTGGCGATCGCCGCAAGGCTATGCTGGAAGATATCGCCGTTTTGACTGGCGGTCAACTCGTCACCGAAGATGCTGGCCTGAAGCTGGAAAACACCAAGATTGATGGTCTGGGTAAAGCTCGCCGCATCACCATTACCAAGGACAGCACCACAATTGTTGCTGAAGGTAACGAAGTTGCAGTTAAGGCTCGTGTAGAACAAATTCGTCGTCAAATCGAAGAAACTGAATCTTCTTACGACAAAGAAAAACTGCAAGAGCGTTTGGCTAAACTCTCTGGTGGTGTAGCTGTGGTGAAAGTGGGTGCAGCCACCGAAACCGAAATGAAAGATAAGAAGCTGCGCTTAGAAGACGCTATCAACGCTACCAAAGCTGCTGTGGAAGAAGGTATCGTTCCTGGCGGTGGTACAACTCTGGCTCACCTCGCTCCTTCTCTGGAAGAATGGGCAAACGGCAACCTCAAAGGTGAAGAGTTGATTGGTGCTTTGATTGTCGTTCGCGCCTTGCCTGCGCCTCTGAAGCGGATTGCTGAAAACGCTGGTCAGAATGGTGCTGTCATCGCTGAACGCGTCAAAGAAAAAGAATTCAACGTTGGCTACAACGCTGCGACCAACGAATTCGTCGATTTGTTAGCCGCTGGTATTGTTGACCCTGCCAAAGTAACTCGTTCTGCTCTGCAAAACGCTGCTTCCATCGCTGGCATGGTGTTGACAACCGAATGTATTATAGTTGACAAGCCTGAACCGAAAGACGGCGCTCCTGCTGCTGGTGCTGGTGCTGGTGGCGACTTCGATTACTAA
- the groES gene encoding co-chaperone GroES, with the protein MAAVSLSVSTVKPLGDRVFVKVNASEEKTAGGLYLPDTAKEKPQVGEVVALGPGKRNDDGSRQELEIKIGDRVLYSKYAGTDIKLGTEEYVLLSEKDILAVVA; encoded by the coding sequence ATGGCAGCTGTATCTCTAAGCGTATCTACAGTAAAACCTTTAGGCGATCGCGTATTCGTGAAAGTGAACGCCTCTGAAGAAAAGACCGCAGGTGGTTTGTACTTGCCCGACACGGCTAAGGAAAAGCCCCAAGTAGGCGAAGTAGTCGCCCTTGGCCCTGGCAAGCGTAATGACGATGGTAGCCGTCAGGAATTGGAAATCAAAATCGGAGATAGGGTGTTGTACTCCAAGTACGCTGGCACCGATATCAAACTCGGCACTGAAGAATATGTACTGCTTTCTGAAAAAGACATTTTAGCAGTCGTTGCGTAA
- a CDS encoding ferredoxin encodes MSNNTVIQKSRQIPKTTKPPDNQTLSNRVETLGLAKIQRHIFLCADQTVANCCSKQASVEAWEYLKKRLKELKLDRPEESRPICIFRTKANCLRVCCSGPIMVVYPDGVWYRQANPEVIERIMTEHLIGIMVVEEYAFLTHPLPETPLLACEHLIEA; translated from the coding sequence ATGAGTAACAATACAGTGATCCAGAAAAGCCGACAAATCCCCAAAACCACTAAACCTCCAGACAATCAAACCTTAAGTAATCGTGTAGAAACTCTAGGACTGGCAAAAATTCAGCGACACATTTTTCTTTGTGCTGACCAGACAGTTGCTAACTGCTGTTCAAAACAAGCTAGTGTAGAAGCCTGGGAATACTTAAAAAAGCGTCTCAAAGAGCTAAAACTCGATCGCCCCGAAGAAAGTCGTCCCATTTGCATCTTTAGAACTAAAGCCAATTGCTTGCGAGTTTGTTGTTCTGGGCCGATAATGGTTGTTTACCCGGATGGTGTCTGGTATCGCCAAGCAAACCCGGAAGTTATTGAGCGGATCATGACTGAACACTTGATAGGCATAATGGTGGTGGAAGAATATGCATTTTTAACCCATCCTTTGCCGGAAACTCCCTTACTTGCTTGTGAACATTTGATAGAGGCTTAA